Within Deltaproteobacteria bacterium RIFCSPHIGHO2_02_FULL_44_16, the genomic segment TCAGTGCATAGGCGCCAAGCCACTCTCCTGTTGCGAGTTTTGTCAGATATTTCTGTTTCTGCGCATCGGTGCCAAATGCGCGAAGAGGGAGCATTGCAATACCGGTATGGCACATGAAAGCGACAGTAAAGGAACCTTGATGTGTTAAATTTTCAGAGATAAAGGTGGTAGGAACTTTTCCGAGCTGCAATCCGCCATATTTTTCCGAAACTTCTGCCATCAGGAGACCAAGTTCTCCTGCTTTTTTGAGAAGTCCTGGAATGACCCCTTCCTTTTTTGCTTCAATCTCATCTGATTTTGGAAGCACTTCGTTGATAGAAAAATCAGATGCGAGTTTTGCTAAATTTCTTTCATCTTCATTTTGTTCCTCTGGAATAAAAATATCTCGAGTTCCGATCGGCTCGAGTAAAAAGCCTGCTCCTTTGACAACACTCTGTTCATTTCCTGACATCATTCCTCCTTAAAATGAAAAGCTGTTCTGTTGAAAACGTCTCTCGGAGGCATTGTCTCACTACGGAAAAAATCCTCACACGCCGGATTTTTCCCTGCGCTTCAGCCTGCTGTGCATTGAGGCTTCGTTTCCAGCGTCTGAAGACGCCGCTCGACAATCGCCTCCTGCGGCCGTTTTCAATAACTAACTCCTCGATTGTACTGATTAACCACTTGAAATCAAAGTATTTTTTTGCTCTCTTGACTCTGACCACCAAAGCAACGAAGGTGCGGCCCATGAAGGATGTTCAAAACCAACGCGATGACCGCCAGATCCCGATTGATAAGGTCGGAGTGAAAGGCATTCGCTATCCGATCAGCTTGCTCGACAAACACGAAAAAGAACAGCACACGATTGCATCTATTAATATGTATGTCGATCTCCCTCATCATTTTAAGGGGACCCACATGAGTCGATTCATTGAAATTCTTAATGAATATCGACGCGAAATTCACATCGATCGTCTTCCCGAAATTCTTGCGCAAATGAGAAAAAGTTTTGATGCGAGCTCAGCACATATTGAAATTCGATTTCCTTATTTTATTGCCAAATCTGCTCCGGTCACAAAAAGCATCGGAATGATTGACTACGAATGTTTTTTTACGGCATCGAGTACGTATCAAAATGACGATTCCATTCTTGGAGTGAATGTTCCGATCATGACGCTCTGTCCTTGCTCTAAAGAAATCAGTGAGTATGGCGCGCACAATCAGCGTGGCATTGTCTCTCTCGAAGTGCGGCAGAAAAAAATGATTTGGATTGAAGATTTGATTGAGATTGTTGAAAAAGCCGCAAGCTCGCCGATTTACTCGCTTCTCAAACGTCCTGATGAAAAATTTGTCACCGAGCAATCTTACAACAACCCAAAATTTGTTGAAGACGTGGTGCGTGACATTGCCCTGACAATGAATGAACACGACAATGTCAGTTGGTATCGCATCTCCGCAGAAAACTTCGAAAGCATCCACAACCACAGTGCGTATGCGTTTGTGGAAAAAGATAAGAAAAGTTAACGAGAAATTCTCACATGTCATTGCGAGGAGCATAAGCGACGAAGCAATCCGACACAAGGTGTCGTCCCGAGCGGAAGCGAGGGATCTCCGGGAGATCCTTCGTCTTCGCCTCAGGATGACCTTCGGTCAGATCGCCACGCCCTTTGGGCTCGCGATGACATCACTCTAGAAAAAACGTTCCACAAAAAATGTTTTTTCTCCTGATTTAATTTCAACACGGCGTTTTACAGTGTTTGAATCAGCGGAAACGATCTCAACATCATGTTCACCCGCAGGAAGTGCGATGACAGCGCCTTGAAAACTTCGCGGAAGCGTTGACCAACTGCGAAGATCTGCGCGATTTGTTGCTAAGAGTAAGATTCCTACCAGAATTCCCAAATCTTCGTCGACCTGAGTTCCAAGCGCAACTGCACTTCCTGTTTTCACCGCAAAACGAGCTGTAGCTCGTGCGATAACTTCAGGTATCTCATCCTTGAGCGCTTCTTTCACCGTCATCGCAAGGTCATGATAGAGATAAGCTTTGGTTTCGCGTTGATCAACGCGGATGACTATAGGAAGAGGATCAAAGAGTTCACTGGGATAGGTTGGAATCGGAAAAATTTGGAGACCATTCGTCCCTTCCGTCGATTCTTTCAGAGGAACCGAGCCACTGCCCAGAAGAACGACGAGTTCTCCCTCATTTTTCTTTAAGAGTCGGGGTATCGCTTCTTTATATTTTCGTTTCCATTCTTGACATTGCGACAGCGACCCAAGTTTTTGACAAAGCATGAGCAATCGCTCACGAATCAGTGGATCCTGGATCTCCTTTTTCTCCAGCCACTTCCAATCGATGTAAGCATCATTGAGTTTCCCATTGACTTCCCAGACGAATGCTTCCGTTAATTTGAGGAATGGATCTTGAAGATACGTTTTTTTCACATTCTTAAAATAATCGACATAACGATTTTCGATTTGACGCATTTCAATCAAAGCTTTTTGTGGTTCCTTGAGCGCTAAATAATTAAGAGTTTGATAAAGATCGACGAGCGGTTTTTCAAAGTCGCGCGCATGATAAGGAATAATATTGTCGTTCGCGATCACAGATGCTGTTTTTGAAACCACTTGTGTTGCCTGCGCTTCGACAAATTCCTCTGCCCGCATAAAAACGCGGTTACTCTCTTCATATCTGCCTGCTGCCTGAAGAAGTGTTGCCTCATCTAAAAGTGAGAGGAGTCGATCGCCTTTTGGAACATTTTTCTTCTGTGCTATTCGCAGAGCCCTATCAAAATTTCCACGCTTCGCATGCCAACGCATCTGCTCTGCACGATGAAGATAGGTGCCACTACATGATGTAAGGATGAAAATAACGAAACCTGAAAGCAAAAAACGCGGAATCATGACTCTTGAAACCTCTCAAAAAGATTCAGATGCAAGGAAGCCTGAAGGAAGCCGACTGAGGCATACTTAAATATACGCCGCAAGGAGCGCTGACGAAGGCGACGAAGCAGATGAATTTTTTTCAGAGGTTTCTCATGTACCAGTAAAGCGTTTGCGGAAGCGCTTCTTAATTTCCAGATCATCAGTCCAGAGGATCGTGTTCTTTTCAAGATCGGTCAAAGAGAACGTCATTTTGTAATAGACAATCTCCTGCCTGCCGACCGGCTGTTTGATCGAAGAGAGGGTGCCTGAGAGAAAATAGTCAGCGCCGAGTTGACGTCCACGTTTCTTCGCTGTCTTGGGATCGACCCACTCTGATTCTTGATAGACTATTTCTTCTTTGACCGCTGGTCTCATGTTTTCATTCACAAACGTAAATTTTCCCGACTTAAACAGAAGTGTGCGTGACTTATCGGAGAGCGATTTCATATCGATATGCTCATCCGTATCGTTCCCAAAGAGACTCATCATGGTCACAAGTTTCCCCGAATGCTCTGTTACTTCGGGTGAAGTAGAAATCGATGAACTGATTTTTTCTGCAATCTGCTGCAGGTCTGATTCAACAAATTTATCAGATCGGAGAATGATCTCATTGGGATCAATATACTTTCCTTTTGCATAGCGCCGACCACAAGAGATTCCTGACAGCGCAAGGGTAAGAATAATCAACGATGTGGTGAAGAAACATTTCATCATACCTCCAAGTTTTCTTTGAAATGTCTTCTTCACTCACCTAGGACCAAATGTCAAAATCAAAAAAGATGGGAGCTACGGAGAAAGCCGAAATGATGCAGAATCTTGAAGTGGCGTTCTGATACCGGAGAGGCGGGAATCAAAACGAAATGTCGTTTCAACGGTAAGACCAGAAGCATCTGGCAAAAGCGCATTGATGCCGAAAATTTTCTCTTGTTCTCCCGCTTCAAATTTAAAAGTGCAACGAATAGGATTCGCACTATCATTACATTCTGGCATTGGTGTCGTCATTCCAAATGATCTCACTTTATCGGGAATGGAAATCGTCAACGTCAGATTTTCCGTCTTCACTCCATTTGGATTTGAAACAATAATATCGAGATTCAGTGACGATCCCAATGCAGGAGTACCGTACATCACATGCGTCAGTTCAAAATTGCTCTCAGCGCTGACATGAAGTGGAATCATCTGCAGCGCATGTTCACCGTCACTACATTTTGCTCGAAACCGAAGCGTATGTGTGGCGTTTTGCGAAGCCACTTCCTGTTTCACCCGAAGACGAAGTAGTTCCACGCACAGCTTTGATCGGTCTTCTTTTTCACCTGGTTTCTTTTTCTCTTTAGCATCACGTGCCGTAGAAAAAGAGATGCGATTCATATCTGATTGATAGGTAATCCGCGATGACTCTTCTCCTTCAGCATCTTCTTCGGAAACCAACTCAAGTTGATCGGGGAGATAAAACGGGAGAAGCGTACAACTGCACGGATAACGAACATGCACGGTATGTTCTTGTCCCGGTTTCAGATCCACACGAGAAAGATCTGGGAGTTGACGCAGTTCATCTTCGTACCCTGCTTTCATGGCAATTTCAAAATTCACATCCTTGCCTACAATAAATGCTTTGCAATTGGGTGGAAGTGATTTTTTCTCTTCTGTGGTAGTGGAAGTTCCTGTGGTTGAACTTCCCGTTTGAGAAGAATCAGTTTCAGAACTGGTGGGAGATGTCATGCCAGTTGTCGATCCACTTCCTGAAGCTGAACTCCCTGATGCCGTGATTTGCTTTGACGTAGAAGACGTCGAAACCACAACATCTTCATTAAGATGCACACAGTAATCACCTTCGCCACAAGCATTGATGACAAATTTTCCAGTTGAAAGCGTACGACCGGAAGCACAGCGCTTTCCATCTTTGGTGACGGTAATCTGAACGCTCCCTGCCCCTTTTTCATTAAAGTCGAGAAAGCCGTTGCTATTGTCGTCGACAAAAATCTGCCCCCGAATCTTTCCCTGACAGGCAGAAAAAGAGAGTGCGAGAACAATGCCAAGAATAAAAAGAGGAAAACGCTTCATATAATGTTTCAGAAAGCAAAGTTTATGCCATGAGTATAAAGGTTAAATAGCTTAAATAAAAGGATTTTTTAAGAGTTAAAAGAAGCTCTGCGGAGTGCAAAGTCATCACTCACTCATGCAAAAGGCGCTTAAACTCCTCAGTTAAGGCAGGAAGGACTTCAAAGAGATCGCCGACAATTCCGTAATCAGCTTTGGAAAAAATGGGAGCTTCGGGATCTTTATTAATCGCAACAACGACCTTTGACGTTCTCATCCCGGCTAAATGTTGAATCGCACCAGAAATGCCGCAAGCAATATAGAGTGAAGGATTGACTGTTTTTCCCGTCTGCCCCACTTGATGATCATGGGAAATATATCCTGCATCGACAGCAGCACGTGATGCTCCAACGGTTGCGTGAATGGAATCGGCAAGATCGCGAATGAGTTTAAAATTTTCTGTACTTGCGAGTGAACGACCACCGGAAACAATACGGTCTGCCTCGGTCAAATCGACCATCCCTTTTTCTGCCACTTTCATCTCTTCAACTTTTGTCCGAGAAGATTCGACATTCCCTTGATATGAAACCACTTCTGCTTTCCCAGGCTTTGGTGCGGGAGTTGGATAGGTATTCGGACGAGAAGTCGCCATCTGGATCTCGCTTGAAAAAAGAACATCAGCCTGAACTTTTCCGGCAAAAAGAGCCCTGCGGGCCCTCAATTTTTCCTTTTCAAGAGAGAGGTCAACACAATCCGTGGCAAGGCCTGCACCAACACGAGCTGCCGTTCGTGCCAAAAGATCTTTCCCCAAGGAAGAGGCTGAAGCGAGAACCACCTGCGGCGTTTCCTGGGTAATGATATGAACAAGAGCTGTCGTCATGGCCTCTGATGTATAAGATGCAAAAACATCTTGTTCTGCAGCAATGACTTTCGAAACACCGTATGACGCTAAAACATCGGCGGCAGATGAAGCTCCTTTTCCAAAAAGGAGGAGACTCACATGTCCATTCAACTGTCCTGCGAGCTCTGCTCCTTTACCGCAAAGTTCAAGTGTATATTTTTTTGGCTTTCCCGCTTCGTGTTCGCCGACAATCAATATGTTAGCCATAGTAATCTCCTACTCTCTAATGTCATCGCGAGCCCGAAGGGCGTGGCGATCTCCTGAAAACATTGTCTACAGGAGATTGCTTCGTCACTTACGTTCCTCGCAATGACACAATTTTTTAAAGCAAATCTAAATCACTTTTGCTTCTTCGCGCAGCAGACGAACCAGTTCTTTTGCCGCTTCCTGTGGTGTCCCTTGAATCATTTTGCCGGCACGACCTTCCGGTGGCATCTGATAATTCGTAATCGAGATACGCGCACCTTCTCCTGCTAAAAGATCTGCAGCTTTATGTTCCGCAATTGGCTTTGATTTTGCTTTCATAATCCCTGGAAGCGATGCGTAGCGTGGTTCATTCAAACCTTTGTCACATCCAAAAACAGCGGGAAGCGAAACCGTCATAATCTCTTTCATTCCGCCAGAGACCGGGCGTTGCACACGAACACTCGCTTTATCGTCAGACAGATCAAAGGATTCAATCGGAGAAACATGGGGCCAGTTCAAAAATTCAGCAACACCGACGTGAACTTGAGCTGCGTCATCATCGATGGCCTGTTTCCCCGCAAAAATGAGATTGAAATTTTCTTGTTTGCAAACAGCTGAGAGAGCTTTTGCGGTTGTAAAAGGGTCGAGCGTTACTCCTTGTGTGTCGATACGAATGCCCCGATCAGCTCCCATCGCAAGCGCTTGTCGCATTGACTCCACGGCACGAGCAGAACCAGCGGTCATGATCACCACTTCACCAGCTCCTAATTGTTCTTTGAGTTTAATTGCAGCTTCAAGAGCAAACTCATCATAAGGGTTCATGACCCATTTCATTTCAGATTCGTCGATATGATCTCCCACGATTTTAATGCGCGATTCTGTATCGGGCACCTGCTTGACGAACACACCGATTTTCATGTCCTTCTCCTTAATATAGTAAATTAACTTTTTATGAGTATTGATGTCATTCCTGCGAAAGCAGGAATCCAGTCTTTAAAAACTCTGGATCCCCGCCTTCGCGGGGATGACATACAAAAAGTTAAACGACTGACTACAGAAGCTGGGATAAATAGCTGACTTAAGAATCAGATCAAGACTTTTTCTTCGCGCGCGATTTTAAACAAAGATTTCCCTTCAGCATAAGAAGGAACTGGATACCCAAGACTTTCCAATACAGAAGGGAAAACATCAACGGTGCGTGCAGGGCGAGCTTCAAGAGGTTGATTACAGATGAGCGGCACCATCATGTGTGAACGATGAAGTGACCCGTGAGATCCACGATGTTCGGGGTGTTCATATTTCAATCGCAAATCAAAGCCAGGAGTCGCACTCAACACAACATCTCCGGTTCGCGAAGCTTGAAAGAGATTCAAAATTTGAAAGAGCGCATCGGGATAATCGGTGTGATGCGTAAGATGAAGACTTTGATCTTGAGTGAACAATGAAGGAAGCGCGGGATAACCGAAAGGATCAGAACCTTGAACTGTATACTCAATATTTTCCCCTTGCCATGAAAGAGCCGCATGACCACGCTTGGAGAGAACATTCACTCCACCTGCATCGTTTTTGATCATCAAAATATCAATCGCAGGTTCTGCGACGAGATCATCCACGAACGATGGAGATATACGCTGTAAGAGAGAGGCTGTGACTGGTTTCGCCCATCCTTCCGGATGACGAAAATAGAGATGACTCATCCCATTTCCCGAAACCATATTCGCGCACAATTTTCCTCTTCGCTTGTGAATAAGTGGATAAAAGAAAGGCGCGCAGCCTCTTTTTTCAAGGAACGTGTTGAGACAAAAATGCGTCTCTGTGGATGAAAGACCATGATCTGAGACAATCCAAAGCTGCGCTTCTTCTGAATCCATATATTGTTTCAAACGCTCATTCAGTTTGAATACCGCTCGATCAACACACCGATATTGTTCGATCGTTTTCTCATGATGAGGCCCAGCGAGATGTGAATACTCATCCACACCGGGGAGAACAGCAAAAATATAACGCGGTTCTAAGGGAAGAAGAGCTACAATCTTTTCAACTGCCGCACCATCCACAAAAGCCCAGCGATCTGTCAGATGAGCATAGTACCAATACCAGATACGCGACATGCGGGTTCGATTACGCTTTCCCGCCCCTTTTACCAGAGGATTAAAAATCGAATATGATTTTGGAACGAGTTCAAAGAGGGTCTGAATATGAGGAGACATATCTTGTCCCATCATAAAACTTTCGAATCCAACATAACTTCGATGTCCTGAAAGCAATGTCCCTTTCTCGAAAGCTTGTTTATCAAACCATCGAATGCCAGGAAAATTACATTGCCCTGGCGAGGCGCCCGTTAAAAAAGGGAGATACGCTGGACCTGTGGTGGAAGGAAATGTTGTGACCGCTTGCCGACAACTTCCCGGCTCTACAAGATAACGCTGAAGAGAGGGGAGCTCCCCTTTTTGAAGAAGATCAGTCATGACATCCGCGCGCGCACCATCAACAAGGAGAACAATGGAAGTCTTTGTCGTTGGTGTTGTCATTTTTTCCCGCGTTTGATCTGAATCTCTTCCAATTTCTTTTTCATCCTTTTTCGAAGTTCTTCAACTCCATCTTTCGTGATGATGGAATGAAATTGATAGCGATAATTTTCAATCAAACTCGCTTGGTCCACAATAATGTCGTAAACTTTCCAGCCACCACCCATTTTGCGAAGACGATAAGAAACCGCGACTTCAATATTTTCACCTGGAATGAGAATCATGGTTTTGACAAGAGCCTTTGTTTTTTTCTCATTGAGAAACTGTTCATTGCGATAGACCACTCGATACTTTTCACTTTTTTTGGTCTTCGTTGCTTGTTGCTCATTCGAAAAGATGGCCTGAGCTTCAAGAATAGAAATCATCAAATCAATCATTTCTTTTCGTTCATCTGGCTTGAACTCGTCCCAATGTTTTGCAAACGCAAGTCGTGTCAGTTCTTCGATATCAAACGTGCCTGTAAGAATATGACGCTTTAAGCGACGATTCTGTTCTTTTTGTTCTTCCGTAAGATTCTGACCTGTATGAAATTGACCGAGCATGTGATCAAGATCTTGGATTGCTCGCGTGGGAGTTCCTACAGGCGCAAGAATCAGCGCTGAAAAAAGAGGTTGAGCAACAAACACGACAAAAAGAAAAAGGAAAACGCTGAATCTATTCTGTATCATCTTCAAGTTCAAACTCCTCATGTTCTCCATTGCCAAATATTTCGTAAACTTCCGCCTGCTTTGTAGGAGTTAAGTGTTCATACTGAGCTTGACTCGCCACTCGAGCAAGATCAGCAAGGGCTACATTATAATCGAAGACCGCTTTAAAATATTCACCGCGACTTAAGAGTAAAAACTTTAAGGAATCGACATACTCATTTTTTTCGCCCACCCCAATGTCCATGTTGCTTTTTGAAATGAACAACATTTGTTGTCCCAAAGATTGTGCTTTTCGCGCTTGCCGAACATTTTCATGAGCACGTTTCGCATTCTCATAAAATTTTTGACATTCAAGAGCGATGCCCTGTTTTGCTATTTCTCTTTCGTATGTTGCCTTCAAATATTCCGCTTTCGTTTTTTCAATTCTACTTTTCGCACCATGAAAATCGAGTTTTCCTTCGATTTGCAAACCAACACCCACGCGACGAAAATTAAAAGGATCGCTAAAATCATCTGTGGGCTGATTTCGCCGAACGGTTGAGGTTGTTGTCCCTATATCGAAAAAAGCTCCAATGCCTGCTTTTGGAAGAAGTTTTTTCTTCTCCAGCTCATATTTTTTCTTTTGCGCTTCTACACCGACAT encodes:
- a CDS encoding GTP cyclohydrolase, with amino-acid sequence MKDVQNQRDDRQIPIDKVGVKGIRYPISLLDKHEKEQHTIASINMYVDLPHHFKGTHMSRFIEILNEYRREIHIDRLPEILAQMRKSFDASSAHIEIRFPYFIAKSAPVTKSIGMIDYECFFTASSTYQNDDSILGVNVPIMTLCPCSKEISEYGAHNQRGIVSLEVRQKKMIWIEDLIEIVEKAASSPIYSLLKRPDEKFVTEQSYNNPKFVEDVVRDIALTMNEHDNVSWYRISAENFESIHNHSAYAFVEKDKKS
- a CDS encoding penicillin-binding protein activator LpoB, which codes for MMKCFFTTSLIILTLALSGISCGRRYAKGKYIDPNEIILRSDKFVESDLQQIAEKISSSISTSPEVTEHSGKLVTMMSLFGNDTDEHIDMKSLSDKSRTLLFKSGKFTFVNENMRPAVKEEIVYQESEWVDPKTAKKRGRQLGADYFLSGTLSSIKQPVGRQEIVYYKMTFSLTDLEKNTILWTDDLEIKKRFRKRFTGT